From the genome of Pseudomonas mohnii:
GGTGAAGCACAACAGGTTCTCATTGAAGCTGTCGTTCCACTGCAGGGCGATTTCCACGCCGATGCCGTCTTCACGCTGGATGTTGAAGTGGAACACCTGGTTGACCGGAGTCTTGTTGGTGTTCAGGTATTCAACGAACGCACGCAGACCACCTTCGTACTTGAACAGCTCTTCCTTGCCGCTACGCTCGTCCTTGAGGACGATGCCAACACCAGAGTTGAGGAAGGACAGTTCACGAATCCGCTTGGCCAGGATGTCCCAGCTGAAGTGGATGTTCTTGAAGGTTTCGCTGGAAGCCTTGAAGTGGATCTGGGTACCGGTGCTTTCACTGTCACCGACAATCTTCATCGGTTCCTGCGGAACACCATGAACGTAAGTTTGTTCCCAGATCTTGCCACTGCGGCGTACGGTCAGGACCAGCTGTTCGGACAATGCGTTCACAACCGACACACCCACACCGTGCAGACCGCCGGATACCTTGTAGGAGTTGTCGTCGAACTTACCGCCGGCGTGCAGTACGGTCATGATGACCTCGGCTGCCGAAACGCCTTCTTCTTTGTGCACGTCTACCGGGATGCCACGGCCGTTGTCGCGAACGGTGATGGATTCATCCGGGTGGATGATGATGCTGATGTCGTCGCAGTGGCCGGCCAGCGCTTCGTCGATCGAGTTATCGACCACCTCGAACACCATGTGGTGCAGACCACTGCCATCGTCGGTGTCACCAATGTACATACCGGGACGTTTGCGTACGGCATCCAGGCCTTTCAGCACTTTAATGCTCGTTGAGTCGTACGTATTTTCTTCGCTCAATGCCTTCACTCCCGATGGTCGTGGGTCTGGGTGATACGGCCCTGTTCCACGTGGAACAGAGCGACTGGCGTTTCCGTCTGCCAGCCTTCCCTCAATAATTCGTGATCTACACAGGTGATAAACACCTGGCAGCGTAAGTCTTCCAGCAAGCGGCAAAGCGCGCGGCGGTGCCGCTCGTCCAGTTCGGACGGCAAGTCATCCACCAGATAAATACACTGACCGCGACGGGCCTGGCTGACCAGGTGCCCCTGGGCAATCCGCAATGCACAGACCACCAACTTCTGCTGGCCGCGGGACAATATATCCGCGGCATTATGAGCGCCCAATCTGAGGCGCAAATCAGCGCGTTGTGGTCCGGCCTGGGTATGCCCTATTTGCTGATCCCGCTGAAGGGACCCGGCGAGCACAGCGCTCAACTCACGGTCCTTGTCCCAACCCCGGTAATAGCTGAGCGTTAAGCCCTCGAGCTCAACCAGTTCGCTCAAGGTCTGTTCAAAGACTGGTTTCAAGGCTTTGATGTAAGCGCGGCGGTATTCATCAATTTCAGCGCTGGCCTGGCACAGCTCCCTGTCCCAAACCGCTTGCGAAACGGCGTCAAGTGTACCATGCCGCAGCCAAGAGTTTCTCTGGCGCAGGGCCTTCTGCAAGCGCTGCCAGGTGGACATGAAACGGGGTTCCACGTGGAACACGCCCCAGTCGAGAAACTGTCGACGAATCTTCGGCGCGCCTTCAAGCAAGCGAAAGCTATCAGGGTTGATCAACTGCAATGGCAGGATTTCCGCGAGCTGAGCTGCGCTACGAGCGTTCTGCCCATCGATGCGGATCTGAAACTCCCCTTGGCGGTCGCGCGAAATGCCCAACGCACTATGCCCACCCTCGGCCAGCTCGACCTGCCCGAACACCGTGCACGCCAATTGCTCATACTGAATGACCGGTAACAGACGGGTGCTGCGAAACGAACGGGCAAGCCCCAGCAGGTGTATGGCCTCCAGAACACTGGTTTTGCCGCTGCCGTTGGCGCCGTAAAGAATATTGATTCGGGGGGAGGGGGAGAAGGTCACCGGGTGCAGATTGCGCACCGCGGTGACCGAGACGCGACTTAAGGACATCTAGCTTCTGCTGAGCATGATTACAGACGCATCGGCATGACAACGTAGGCCGAATCGTCGTTGTCGGACTCTTGCACCAGCGCACTGCTGTTGGAGTCGGACAGGATCAGACGAACCTGCTCGGTAGTCATTACGCCCAGCACATCGAGCAAGTAGCTGACGTTAAAGCCGATCTCGAGGGAGCCACCGTTATATTCAACGCCGACTTCTTCTTCCGCCTCTTCCTGTTCCGGGTTGTTAGCCTGGATCTTCAACTGACCATTCGCCAGTTGCAGGCGGATACCGCGGTACTTCTCGTTGGACAGAATCGCGGTGCGGCTGAACGCTTCGCGGAGCGCCTGGCGGTCACCGAGTACCAGCTTGTCGCCGCCTTTGGGTAGAACGCGTTCGTAATCCGGGAATTTACCGTCGACCAGTTTCGAGGTGAAGGTGAACTCGCCGGTGGTGGCGCGAATGTGGTGCTGACCCAGGACAATGCTGACGATGCCGTCCGGTTCGGTCAGCAGTCGGGCAAGTTCAAGGATACCTTTGCGCGGCACGATGACCTGATGGCGATCCGGCTGACCGATGTCGGCCTGCATCGAGCACATGGCCAGACGGTGACCGTCGGTGGCGACAGCGCGAATGACACCGGCAGAGACCTCCAGCAGCATACCGTTGAGGTAGTAACGCACGTCCTGCTGGGCCATGGCGAAACTGGTGCGCTCGATGAGGCGACGCAGTTTGCTTTGCTCAAGGCTGCAGGTCAGCGAACCCGGACCTTCTTCGACCGTCGGGAAATCGTTGGCCGGCAGGGTCGACAGGGTGAAGCGGCTACGACCGGCCTTTACCACCAGCTTCTGCTCGTCGAGCTTGATGTCGATCAGCGCATCGTTCGGCAGGCTTTTGCAGATATCCATCAGTTTGCGCGCAGGCACGGTGATGGAACCTGGTTCGGCAGGCTCTTCGAGTTGAACACGACCGACCAGCTCGACTTCCAGGTCGGTACCGGTCAGCGACAGTTGCTGGCCTTCGACAACCAGCAGCACGTTGGAGAGCACCGGCAAGGTCTGGCGGCGCTCGACGACGCCTGCGACCAGTTGCAGGGGTTTCAACAGGGCTTCGCGTTGAATGGTGAAATGCATGGTCTAGTCCCTTGCCTTAATAAGCTGCGCTGGTGTTCATCAAGTGGTCAGTGTACGCAGCAGGTTCTTGTAGTCCTCGCGGATGTCCGCGTCGGATTCCTTAAGTTCGTTGATCTTGCGGCAGGCGTGCAAAACCGTCGTGTGATCGCGACCGCCAAACACATCGCCAATTTCCGGCAGGCTGTGGTTGGTCAGTTCCTTGGACAACGCCATGGCGACCTGGCGTGGACGGGCGACCGAACGCGAACGGCGTTTGGACAGCAAGTCGGAGATCTTGATCTTGTAGTACTCGGCGACCGTGCGCTGAATGTTATCCACAGAGACCAGTTTATCTTGCAGCGCCAACAAGTCCTTGAGGGACTCGCGAATCAACTCGATGGTGATGTCGCGGCCCATGAAGTGAGAGTGGGCAATCACGCGTTTGAGTGCGCCTTCCAGTTCCCGGACGTTGGAGCGAATGCGCTGGGCAATGAAGAACGCCGCATCGTGGGGCAGTTCGACTTTGGCCTGGTCGGCCTTCTTCATCAGGATCGCCACACGGGTTTCCAGCTCCGGCGGCTCGACGGCTACCGTCAGGCCCCAGCCGAAGCGGGATTTGAGGCGCTCTTCAAGGCCTTCAATTTCTTTAGGGTAGCGGTCACTGGTGAGAATGACCTGCTGACCACCTTCTAGCAGAGCGTTGAAGGTGTGGAAAAACTCTTCCTGGGAACGTTCCTTGCGGGCGAAGAACTGAATATCGTCAATCAGCAATGCATCCACCGACCGGTAGAAGCGCTTGAACTCGTTGATCGCGTTCAGTTGCAGGGCCTTGACCATGTCAGCCACGAAGCGCTCGGAATGCAGGTACACAACCTTGGCGTTCGGGTTCTTCTTTAATAGATGGTTACCCACAGCGTGCATCAAGTGGGTTTTACCCAAACCGACACCGCCATAAAGGAAGAGCGGGTTGTAACCATGCTTGGGGTTGTCCGCCACTTGCCAGGCCGCGGCCCGGGCCAGTTGGTTGGACTTGCCCTCAACGAAGTTTTCGAAGGTGAAGGTACGGTTCAGGTAGCTGGTGTGCTTGAGCGCGCCTTCGACCTGCACGGTGCGTTGTTCGGAACGAACCGGTGCCTGCTGGGAGCTGGCGCCCGCCATAGGATCGAAGCTGTCGCGCGAAGGCTCTTCTTCAGTAACTTCGGCGACTTTTTGCGTCGCACGCTTGGTCGGTGCCAACGCCGGCGGTGCAGTGCTGACCGGTGCAGCCGCAGCCTGAGCCTGGGATGCTGCAGCCGCCAGCGGAGCATTCGGTGCGGCACGCGGTGCCGAGCTGCGTTTGCTGCCTATTAATAAGGAAAGCGCTGGCGCCATGCCATTGCCATGCTCGTCCAGCAACTCCAGGACGCGGCCCAGGTATTTTTCATTGACCCAGTCCAGCACAAAACGATTGGGCGCATAGACACGCAACTCGTCGCCTTCGGCTTCGACCTGTAGTGGACGGATCCAAGTGTTGAATTGTTGGGCAGGCAGCTCATCGCGCAATAGCTCCACGCACTGCTGCCAAAGTTCCACTGACACGGATATCCCCTAAGTTGAAAGCCGGTGAGGCAAAAACAAGCGGCCATTGTAGCGACCAGACGCTGACTTATCCACATGAAGCTTGATCACCGGCCAAGAAGAATCAACGCTTTATACGCAAAAAAGACGACCAATGGTCTGTGTATAAGGTCTGTGGATAACCGGGTCTGAGCTCATTGCACAACTGGGGGGGAAACTCGGTGGATAACCGGCCTGTGGATAAGACGCCCTTTCGCACACAGGTTATCCGACAGTGCAGCACAGGCTTAACACGGTTTTCCACTGTAGTTGTCATTCTCTGTACATCAGGTGTTAAAAGGGCTGAAGCCAGTTATCCACAGATGACCGTGGCCCTAGCTTTTATAAGCTTTACAGAAAAGCTTTAAATACTTTCCTTCTTTAATTTTATGTTTGGCTAAGGGCGGTCGCACCGCAAAACGTCCAGAGATCTATTTATAAGGAAACGTTGGTTGGAAATTGACCTAGAGGCTTGCTTTCTCTAGAATCCCCGGTCTCTTAAAACGGGGGCCATTCCGGCCCGTTGTGGACGAACCAGGTAACACGACAATGAAACGTACTTTCCAACCAAGCACTATCAAACGCGCTCGTACCCACGGTTTCCGTGCTCGCATGGCTACCAAGAACGGTCGTGCCGTCCTGTCGCGTCGTCGCGCCAAAGGTCGTGCGCGTCTGGCCGTTTGATAATCCGGCACTGGAGGTGAGTCAGGACTTCAGTCGGGAAAAGCGTCTGCTTACTCCCCGGCATTTCAAGGCAGTCTTTGACTCCCCTACCGGCAAGGTTCCGGGGAAAAATCTCCTGCTCCTTGCGCGCAACAACGATCTTGATCACCCCCGTCTCGGGCTGGTTATCGGGAAAAAGAGCGTAAAGCTCTCCGTCGAGCGCAATCGCCTCAAACGTCTGATGCGCGAATCGTTTCGCCTGCACCAGGATTCACTGGTCGGTTGGGACATTGTTATCGTCGCGCGCAAAGGTTTGGGTGACGTAGAAAACCCCGAATTGATTCAGCATTTCGGAAAGCTCTGGAAACGACTGGCACGCAGCACGCCGGTACCAGCAGTCAAAACCGAAACTGTAGGGGTAGACAGTCCAGATGCGTAAACTGGCACTCGTTCCGATCCAGTTTTATCGCTATGCCATTAGTCCCCTGATGGCCAATCACTGTCGTTTCTACCCCAGTTGTTCCTGCTACGCGTTAGAAGCCATTGAAAATCATGGCCTTCTGCGCGGTGGCTGGCTGACCTTTCGTCGTTTAGGTCGCTGTCATCCGTGGACTCCCGGTGGTTATGACCCGGTTCCACCTATCCCTACCTCCCGTTCTTCTTCGATGGCCGAGTAATCATGGATATCAAACGCACGATCCTGATCGTCGCCCTGGCAATCGTGTCCTACGTTATGGTTCTTAAATGGAACCAGGACTATGGCCAGGCTGCCCTGCCGACTCAGAATGTTGCTTCCAGTACTTCCGCACCGGGCCTCCCGGATACGGCAACTGGCAATAAAGCGTCCGTCAGTGACGACATTCCGCACGCCGCAAACGATACCAGCGCACCTGCCGAAACTCCGGTAGCGGCGAGCACCGACCTCATCCAGATCAAAACGGATGTGCTCGATCTGGCCATCGATCCACAAGGTGGTGATGTCGCCCAACTGAAGTTGCCGCTGTATCCACGTCGCCAGGACCATCCGGAAATTCCATTCCAGCTGTTCGATAACGGCAACGAGCGGACTTATCTGGCTCAGAGTGGCTTGATCGGCAGCAACGGCCCGGACGCAAGTCCTGCCGGTCGTCCGGTTTACTCCTCGGAGAAGAAGATCTATCAACTGGCTGACGGTCAGGACCAATTGGTCGTGGACCTGAAGTTCAGCAAGGATGGCGTCAACTACATCAAGCGTTTCACTCTGAAACGCGGCCTGTATGACGTAACCGTTTCCTACCTGATCGACAACGAGAGCACTCAGCCTTGGTCCGGTGCAATGTTCGCGCAACTGAAGCGTGATGCCAGCTCCGATCCGTCGTCCAGCACCGCCACCGGCACTGCGACTTACCTGGGCGCCGCCCTGTGGACAAGTTCCGAGCCGTACAAGAAAGTGTCCATGAAGGACATGGACAAAGGGCAACTCAAAGAAAACGTGACCGGCGGTTGGGTAGCCTGGCTGCAACACTACTTTGTGACTGCCTGGATTCCGGCCAAGGGCGAAAACAACGTCGTCCAGACCCGTAAAGACAGCAAAGGCAACTACATCATTGGTTTCACCGGTCCGTCCTTGACCGTTGCGCCAGGTGCCAAGGCTGAAACCAGCGCTGTTCTGTACGCCGGTCCGAAAAGCCAGGCTGTACTGAAACAGTTGTCCCCAGGTCTGGAACTGACCGTTGACTACGGCATCCTGTGGTTCATCGCTCAACCGATCTTCTGGCTGCTGCAACATATCCACGCCATTGTGGGTAACTGGGGCTGGTCG
Proteins encoded in this window:
- the recF gene encoding DNA replication/repair protein RecF (All proteins in this family for which functions are known are DNA-binding proteins that assist the filamentation of RecA onto DNA for the initiation of recombination or recombinational repair.) — translated: MSLSRVSVTAVRNLHPVTFSPSPRINILYGANGSGKTSVLEAIHLLGLARSFRSTRLLPVIQYEQLACTVFGQVELAEGGHSALGISRDRQGEFQIRIDGQNARSAAQLAEILPLQLINPDSFRLLEGAPKIRRQFLDWGVFHVEPRFMSTWQRLQKALRQRNSWLRHGTLDAVSQAVWDRELCQASAEIDEYRRAYIKALKPVFEQTLSELVELEGLTLSYYRGWDKDRELSAVLAGSLQRDQQIGHTQAGPQRADLRLRLGAHNAADILSRGQQKLVVCALRIAQGHLVSQARRGQCIYLVDDLPSELDERHRRALCRLLEDLRCQVFITCVDHELLREGWQTETPVALFHVEQGRITQTHDHRE
- the dnaN gene encoding DNA polymerase III subunit beta, with the protein product MHFTIQREALLKPLQLVAGVVERRQTLPVLSNVLLVVEGQQLSLTGTDLEVELVGRVQLEEPAEPGSITVPARKLMDICKSLPNDALIDIKLDEQKLVVKAGRSRFTLSTLPANDFPTVEEGPGSLTCSLEQSKLRRLIERTSFAMAQQDVRYYLNGMLLEVSAGVIRAVATDGHRLAMCSMQADIGQPDRHQVIVPRKGILELARLLTEPDGIVSIVLGQHHIRATTGEFTFTSKLVDGKFPDYERVLPKGGDKLVLGDRQALREAFSRTAILSNEKYRGIRLQLANGQLKIQANNPEQEEAEEEVGVEYNGGSLEIGFNVSYLLDVLGVMTTEQVRLILSDSNSSALVQESDNDDSAYVVMPMRL
- the dnaA gene encoding chromosomal replication initiator protein DnaA codes for the protein MSVELWQQCVELLRDELPAQQFNTWIRPLQVEAEGDELRVYAPNRFVLDWVNEKYLGRVLELLDEHGNGMAPALSLLIGSKRSSAPRAAPNAPLAAAASQAQAAAAPVSTAPPALAPTKRATQKVAEVTEEEPSRDSFDPMAGASSQQAPVRSEQRTVQVEGALKHTSYLNRTFTFENFVEGKSNQLARAAAWQVADNPKHGYNPLFLYGGVGLGKTHLMHAVGNHLLKKNPNAKVVYLHSERFVADMVKALQLNAINEFKRFYRSVDALLIDDIQFFARKERSQEEFFHTFNALLEGGQQVILTSDRYPKEIEGLEERLKSRFGWGLTVAVEPPELETRVAILMKKADQAKVELPHDAAFFIAQRIRSNVRELEGALKRVIAHSHFMGRDITIELIRESLKDLLALQDKLVSVDNIQRTVAEYYKIKISDLLSKRRSRSVARPRQVAMALSKELTNHSLPEIGDVFGGRDHTTVLHACRKINELKESDADIREDYKNLLRTLTT
- the rpmH gene encoding 50S ribosomal protein L34 — protein: MKRTFQPSTIKRARTHGFRARMATKNGRAVLSRRRAKGRARLAV
- the rnpA gene encoding ribonuclease P protein component, which encodes MSQDFSREKRLLTPRHFKAVFDSPTGKVPGKNLLLLARNNDLDHPRLGLVIGKKSVKLSVERNRLKRLMRESFRLHQDSLVGWDIVIVARKGLGDVENPELIQHFGKLWKRLARSTPVPAVKTETVGVDSPDA
- the yidD gene encoding membrane protein insertion efficiency factor YidD, with the translated sequence MRKLALVPIQFYRYAISPLMANHCRFYPSCSCYALEAIENHGLLRGGWLTFRRLGRCHPWTPGGYDPVPPIPTSRSSSMAE
- the yidC gene encoding membrane protein insertase YidC translates to MDIKRTILIVALAIVSYVMVLKWNQDYGQAALPTQNVASSTSAPGLPDTATGNKASVSDDIPHAANDTSAPAETPVAASTDLIQIKTDVLDLAIDPQGGDVAQLKLPLYPRRQDHPEIPFQLFDNGNERTYLAQSGLIGSNGPDASPAGRPVYSSEKKIYQLADGQDQLVVDLKFSKDGVNYIKRFTLKRGLYDVTVSYLIDNESTQPWSGAMFAQLKRDASSDPSSSTATGTATYLGAALWTSSEPYKKVSMKDMDKGQLKENVTGGWVAWLQHYFVTAWIPAKGENNVVQTRKDSKGNYIIGFTGPSLTVAPGAKAETSAVLYAGPKSQAVLKQLSPGLELTVDYGILWFIAQPIFWLLQHIHAIVGNWGWSIIFLTMLIKGIFFPLSAASYKSMARMRAVAPKLAALKEQHGDDRQKMSQAMMELYKKEKINPLGGCLPILVQMPVFLSLYWVLLESVEMRQAPFMLWITDLSIKDPFFILPIIMGATMFIQQQLNPTPPDPMQAKVMKLMPIIFTFFFLWFPAGLVLYWVVNNCLSIAQQWYITRKIEAATKAAA